A part of Gemmatimonas groenlandica genomic DNA contains:
- a CDS encoding ExbD/TolR family protein, translating to MGMSVSSGGGVKAEPNVTPMIDVMLVLLIIFMITIPQINAGFTAVPPEGQNLKPHPEEDGDQVLGIDDQGRYYLNKNRIRNEDLEALVGEIYLKEREDYIMYVKAHKDLEYVKVVDALDRLSRSGVRVAALITDQSPNTESLVESDRIMPGSK from the coding sequence ATGGGAATGAGTGTCAGCAGCGGGGGCGGCGTAAAGGCCGAACCCAACGTGACCCCCATGATCGACGTGATGCTTGTATTGCTCATCATCTTCATGATCACGATCCCGCAGATCAACGCGGGCTTCACTGCGGTCCCGCCGGAAGGGCAGAACCTCAAGCCCCACCCGGAAGAAGATGGTGATCAGGTGCTCGGCATCGACGATCAGGGTCGGTACTATCTCAACAAGAATCGGATTCGCAACGAGGACCTCGAAGCCCTCGTCGGCGAGATCTATCTGAAGGAGCGCGAGGATTACATCATGTACGTCAAGGCCCACAAGGACCTCGAGTACGTGAAGGTCGTCGATGCTCTTGATCGCCTCTCGCGGTCTGGTGTGCGCGTCGCCGCGCTCATCACGGATCAGTCTCCGAATACGGAATCGCTCGTCGAGAGCGACCGCATCATGCCAGGGAGCAAATAA
- a CDS encoding ExbD/TolR family protein, with the protein MGMSAPSGGSNLNNDMNVTPMIDVLLVLLIIFMMIIPMSRKAIDTQLPDPTPQPPSTQVNPDQIVLEVLPDDKYAVNKEPIEKSKLLEKLTSIYAPRPEKIIFVKGDTTVKYSAVIWAMDQARGAGVKVIGVPPK; encoded by the coding sequence ATGGGCATGTCCGCACCGAGCGGTGGCTCGAATCTGAACAACGACATGAACGTCACGCCGATGATCGACGTGCTGCTTGTGTTGCTGATCATCTTCATGATGATCATTCCGATGAGCCGCAAGGCGATCGACACGCAGCTGCCTGATCCGACACCGCAGCCGCCGTCGACGCAGGTGAATCCCGACCAGATCGTGCTCGAAGTCCTCCCGGACGACAAGTACGCGGTCAACAAGGAGCCGATCGAGAAGTCCAAGCTCCTCGAGAAGTTGACGTCGATCTACGCGCCCCGTCCCGAAAAGATCATCTTCGTGAAGGGCGACACCACGGTGAAGTACTCCGCTGTGATCTGGGCTATGGACCAGGCTCGCGGCGCCGGGGTAAAGGTCATCGGCGTTCCGCCGAAGTGA
- a CDS encoding amino acid permease, with product MGLFDRKPIATADESGTGMRRTLGAGDLIMLAIGAVIGAGIFSSLGTAAAGETLADGTVIRYGAGPALVLSFVLLGAVCGLAALCYAELAAMIPQAGSAYAYSYATLGEIVAWIVGWALILEYAVGNVAVAIGWSGYFTSLLSGFGVNLPGWLTHGYWNVKASGDPAIRALMDSAPHIGNIPVLVNLPAFGIVVAITMLLLKGVKESTRANNIMVVIKLLVLALFVIVGGMHIDPANYKPFAPNGFRGIHQGAAIVFFAYIGFDAISTAAEETKNPQRNLPIGILGGLAICTLIYVIVGFVATGLVPYEQLRSSDPLAKALSIAGLSTASWIVAAGAVVSMSAVLLVFQYGQPRIFYAMARDGLLPKFAAKLHPKTRTPHVTTIITGVAVALGSLLADDAATYDLTNIGTLAAFSVVCIGVLVLRIREPERHRPFRVPFVWLVTLGGAAACVFVMRGLPSSAWKAFAVWMVIGLSVYFLYGYKNSVLRRGNAPVSPE from the coding sequence ATGGGGCTGTTTGATCGTAAACCGATCGCCACCGCCGACGAAAGCGGTACTGGCATGCGCCGAACGCTCGGCGCTGGCGACCTTATCATGCTGGCCATCGGTGCGGTTATCGGCGCCGGAATATTCTCGTCGCTCGGCACCGCCGCGGCGGGAGAAACGCTCGCCGATGGCACCGTCATCCGATACGGCGCCGGACCCGCGCTCGTGCTCTCGTTCGTGTTGCTCGGTGCCGTCTGCGGACTCGCGGCGCTCTGCTATGCCGAACTCGCCGCCATGATCCCACAAGCCGGCAGCGCGTACGCCTATTCGTACGCGACGCTCGGCGAAATCGTCGCGTGGATTGTCGGCTGGGCGCTCATCCTCGAATACGCGGTCGGCAATGTGGCCGTGGCGATCGGATGGTCCGGGTACTTCACCTCGCTGCTCTCGGGATTCGGCGTCAACCTGCCCGGATGGCTCACGCACGGCTACTGGAATGTGAAAGCCAGTGGCGACCCGGCCATCCGCGCGTTGATGGATTCGGCGCCACACATCGGCAACATCCCCGTGCTGGTGAATCTGCCGGCGTTCGGCATCGTCGTCGCTATCACGATGCTGTTGCTCAAGGGCGTCAAGGAAAGCACGCGCGCGAACAACATCATGGTCGTGATCAAGCTGCTGGTGCTCGCGCTCTTCGTGATCGTGGGCGGCATGCACATCGACCCGGCCAACTACAAGCCGTTCGCGCCGAACGGATTCCGCGGCATCCATCAGGGTGCGGCCATCGTGTTCTTTGCCTACATCGGTTTCGACGCGATCTCCACTGCCGCTGAAGAAACCAAGAATCCGCAGCGGAATCTGCCCATCGGTATTCTCGGCGGCTTGGCCATTTGCACGCTGATCTACGTGATCGTCGGTTTCGTCGCCACCGGCCTCGTACCCTACGAACAGCTGCGCAGCAGCGACCCGCTGGCCAAGGCGCTGTCCATTGCCGGTCTCTCCACGGCGAGCTGGATCGTCGCCGCCGGTGCCGTCGTGTCGATGTCCGCCGTGTTGCTCGTGTTTCAGTACGGTCAGCCGCGGATCTTCTACGCCATGGCGCGCGACGGGTTGCTGCCGAAGTTTGCCGCCAAGCTGCATCCGAAGACGCGTACACCCCACGTCACCACGATCATCACCGGTGTCGCGGTGGCACTCGGCTCGCTGCTCGCCGATGACGCCGCGACGTATGACCTGACCAACATCGGCACGCTCGCCGCGTTTTCCGTGGTGTGCATCGGTGTGCTCGTGCTGCGCATTCGCGAACCTGAGCGGCATCGTCCGTTCCGCGTCCCCTTCGTATGGCTCGTGACGCTCGGCGGCGCCGCCGCCTGCGTCTTTGTCATGCGCGGGCTCCCGTCCAGCGCCTGGAAGGCGTTCGCCGTGTGGATGGTCATCGGACTGTCCGTGTATTTCCTCTACGGGTACAAGAACTCGGTGCTGCGTCGCGGGAACGCACCGGTCTCTCCCGAATAA
- a CDS encoding dicarboxylate/amino acid:cation symporter translates to MAHQSSSASPAATSKGFLGIGFSAWIVISMIVGILIGWLAPDFAPNLKPFANIFLRMIKSLIVPLLFSTLVVGIAGHGDDMKKVGKLALRSIIYFEVVTTAALAIGLIAVNFVKPGLGLSIAPAAGSTEEFKALAAKTPTFASVLEHTVPQSFFEAAAQNEVLQIVFFAIIFAVALSRVEGPSKKIMLDGLQALSEVMFKFVGIVMTYAPIGIGAAIGVTVGKSGLGVLLSLGKLVATLYVSLIVFVLLVLVPVALMARIPIMRFWRTVKEPWLIAFSTASSEAAFPQAMQAMEKFGVPRRIVSFVLPTGYSFNLDGSTLYLAIASVFVAQAAGIDMPIGTQLLMMLTLMLTSKGVAAVPRASLVILSGALAQFNLPLEGIALILGVDAIMDMARTSVNLLGNCLATAVMARWEGELNIPAEEAVVHA, encoded by the coding sequence ATGGCTCATCAGTCATCCAGCGCGTCGCCTGCGGCAACGAGCAAGGGCTTCCTCGGGATCGGATTTTCGGCGTGGATCGTCATCTCGATGATCGTCGGCATCCTGATCGGCTGGCTCGCGCCCGATTTCGCGCCGAACCTCAAGCCGTTCGCGAACATCTTCCTGCGCATGATCAAGTCGTTGATCGTGCCGCTGCTGTTCAGCACCTTGGTGGTCGGCATTGCCGGTCACGGTGATGACATGAAGAAGGTCGGCAAGCTCGCGCTCCGCTCGATCATCTATTTCGAAGTCGTCACGACAGCGGCGCTCGCGATCGGCCTCATCGCCGTCAACTTCGTGAAGCCGGGTCTCGGCCTCTCGATCGCCCCCGCCGCCGGCAGCACGGAAGAGTTCAAGGCGCTGGCCGCCAAGACGCCGACGTTCGCGTCGGTCCTCGAGCACACCGTTCCGCAGAGCTTCTTCGAAGCGGCCGCGCAGAACGAAGTGCTGCAGATCGTCTTCTTCGCGATCATCTTTGCCGTTGCACTCTCGCGAGTGGAGGGCCCGTCCAAGAAGATCATGCTCGACGGCCTGCAGGCGCTCAGCGAAGTGATGTTCAAGTTCGTCGGCATCGTGATGACCTATGCGCCCATCGGTATCGGCGCCGCCATCGGTGTCACCGTCGGCAAGAGCGGTCTCGGCGTATTGCTCAGCCTCGGCAAACTCGTGGCCACGCTGTATGTGTCGCTCATCGTGTTTGTGCTGCTGGTGCTCGTGCCCGTCGCGCTCATGGCCCGCATCCCGATTATGCGCTTCTGGCGCACGGTGAAGGAACCGTGGCTCATCGCATTCTCCACCGCCTCCAGCGAGGCAGCCTTCCCGCAGGCCATGCAGGCCATGGAGAAGTTCGGTGTGCCGCGCCGTATCGTCTCCTTCGTGCTGCCCACGGGCTACTCCTTCAACCTTGATGGCAGCACGCTCTACCTCGCCATCGCCTCGGTCTTCGTGGCGCAGGCCGCCGGCATCGACATGCCGATCGGTACGCAGCTACTGATGATGCTCACCCTCATGCTCACGTCCAAGGGCGTGGCAGCCGTTCCGCGCGCCTCGCTCGTGATCCTGTCGGGCGCCCTCGCGCAGTTCAATTTGCCTCTCGAGGGCATCGCACTCATTCTAGGCGTCGATGCTATAATGGACATGGCACGCACGTCGGTGAATCTGCTCGGCAACTGCCTGGCCACGGCGGTCATGGCGCGATGGGAAGGCGAGCTGAATATCCCGGCCGAGGAAGCCGTCGTTCACGCCTGA
- a CDS encoding N-acetylglucosamine kinase has protein sequence MSAGPLDPTPLVVGVDGGGSRTRVILADAAGNTLARVEGAGTALTPGHEGVAADIIKSLIADALATVDRTETRPAVCVVGVAGAGQERAAQALWSALASRRVADDVSVQADATIAMDDAFGDSAGVLLISGTGSVAYSRAPDGRLERCGGWGPNIGDEGSGAWLGRRALSVITAAHDGREPDTSLTGAVLTALELESLDDLIPWAAEATPGHYATLAPVVAKVASTGDLRANALISFCVEELSLHIRTLARRCFMDERAAIPVAFAGGLLSKGSLVRKRLEQRLKSAVPGATVRAEDVDAARGAVRRARRLLGVEV, from the coding sequence ATGAGTGCCGGACCTCTCGACCCGACGCCACTCGTTGTCGGTGTGGACGGCGGCGGAAGCCGTACCCGCGTCATCCTCGCCGACGCTGCCGGCAACACGCTGGCGCGCGTGGAAGGCGCCGGGACGGCGCTGACGCCGGGACATGAAGGTGTGGCAGCCGACATCATCAAGTCGCTGATCGCCGATGCGCTGGCAACGGTCGATCGCACCGAGACGCGTCCGGCCGTGTGCGTCGTGGGCGTGGCCGGAGCCGGACAGGAGCGCGCTGCACAGGCCCTGTGGTCAGCTCTCGCGTCGCGTCGTGTCGCCGACGATGTCTCGGTGCAGGCGGACGCCACGATCGCGATGGACGACGCGTTCGGCGACTCGGCCGGTGTTCTGCTGATCTCGGGAACGGGTTCCGTAGCCTACTCCCGTGCGCCGGACGGGCGTCTCGAGCGTTGCGGGGGCTGGGGTCCGAATATCGGTGACGAAGGCAGTGGTGCGTGGCTCGGGCGCCGCGCCCTGAGCGTCATCACCGCGGCGCACGATGGGCGCGAGCCCGATACGTCGCTCACCGGGGCCGTTCTCACGGCGTTGGAGTTGGAGTCGCTTGATGACCTGATTCCCTGGGCCGCGGAGGCCACACCGGGACACTACGCGACGCTCGCTCCGGTGGTCGCGAAAGTGGCCTCCACCGGCGATCTGCGCGCGAATGCGCTGATCAGTTTCTGTGTCGAAGAGCTCTCGCTCCACATTCGCACGTTGGCGCGTCGGTGCTTCATGGACGAACGCGCCGCCATTCCGGTGGCGTTCGCAGGTGGCCTTCTCTCGAAGGGGTCGCTGGTGCGGAAGCGACTCGAGCAGCGTTTGAAGAGCGCCGTTCCCGGCGCTACGGTGCGCGCGGAAGACGTTGACGCCGCGCGCGGCGCGGTTCGACGGGCGCGGCGTTTGCTGGGCGTCGAGGTTTAG
- a CDS encoding sodium:solute symporter encodes MTGRFNLLDLLVLLLYLGGTTALGMWIGRTQRSTSDYFVADRAIPWWAVMFSIVASETSALTFISIPGLAYTGNLGFLEVVAGYIVGRIVVAYTLLPRYFAGNLVTAYALLETRFGLGTRRFTSIVFMITRAMADAVRVFATAIPVALIIGPVMPKEYTMPAAIVVLGVLTVIYTYRGGMKAVVWTELLQASIYLMGGISAIVLIGQAVDGGWTTILAQAGAAGKLQGIDWYTGFDRPHTMFAGIIGGAFLAMASHGTDQIIVQRLLSSRSLKQAQVAIIGSGFAVFAQMALFLMVGLGLWVVYGGQTFATADQIFPTFIIERMPHGLIGLIVAAIIAATMSTHSGAINALAASSTYDIYLPFTGRSADDPRTLRVSKLFALAWGVALTAGALMFKEQGTPVVVIALSIASFTQGGLLGGFFLGIFWSRAIQRDAILGMSVGISCMAFIVFAKQIVAAYPSMEPTLHGVASIAWPWYVLIGLSITFVTGVLSSFTHPAPAAPRAIQGNRS; translated from the coding sequence GTGACCGGCCGCTTCAATTTGCTCGATCTGCTCGTGCTGCTGCTGTATCTCGGCGGCACCACGGCATTGGGGATGTGGATCGGTCGAACGCAGCGATCAACCAGTGACTACTTCGTCGCGGATCGGGCGATTCCGTGGTGGGCGGTGATGTTCTCGATTGTAGCGAGTGAGACATCGGCCCTCACATTCATCAGCATTCCGGGGCTGGCGTACACCGGGAACCTGGGCTTTCTGGAAGTCGTGGCCGGTTACATCGTGGGGCGCATCGTGGTGGCCTACACGCTCTTGCCGCGCTATTTCGCCGGCAACCTGGTCACCGCGTACGCGCTCCTCGAAACACGGTTCGGTCTTGGCACGCGCCGCTTCACGTCGATCGTGTTCATGATCACGAGAGCGATGGCCGACGCGGTGCGCGTTTTCGCCACGGCGATTCCTGTGGCGCTGATCATCGGCCCTGTCATGCCAAAAGAATACACGATGCCGGCTGCGATCGTGGTGCTCGGCGTGCTCACCGTGATCTACACGTATCGCGGTGGCATGAAGGCGGTGGTGTGGACCGAACTCCTCCAAGCGAGCATCTACCTGATGGGCGGCATTTCGGCGATCGTGCTGATCGGCCAAGCTGTCGACGGTGGCTGGACGACGATCCTCGCGCAAGCGGGAGCGGCGGGCAAGCTGCAGGGGATCGACTGGTACACCGGCTTCGACCGTCCACACACGATGTTCGCCGGCATCATCGGCGGCGCGTTCCTCGCGATGGCGTCGCACGGCACCGATCAGATCATCGTGCAGCGATTGCTGTCGAGCCGTTCGCTGAAGCAGGCGCAGGTGGCGATCATCGGCAGCGGATTCGCGGTGTTTGCGCAGATGGCCCTGTTCCTCATGGTCGGGCTCGGACTGTGGGTCGTGTACGGTGGGCAGACGTTCGCCACGGCCGATCAGATCTTTCCGACCTTCATCATCGAGCGGATGCCGCACGGACTGATCGGGCTCATCGTCGCGGCGATCATTGCCGCCACCATGAGCACGCATTCGGGTGCCATCAACGCATTGGCGGCGTCGTCCACGTACGATATTTATCTACCGTTCACCGGCCGCTCGGCGGATGATCCACGGACGCTCCGCGTGAGCAAACTGTTCGCCTTGGCGTGGGGTGTCGCGCTGACCGCGGGCGCGCTCATGTTCAAGGAACAGGGCACGCCAGTGGTCGTCATCGCACTATCGATCGCTTCGTTTACACAGGGCGGACTGCTCGGCGGATTCTTCCTCGGAATCTTCTGGTCGCGCGCGATTCAACGGGATGCGATTCTTGGCATGAGCGTCGGGATCAGCTGCATGGCATTTATCGTGTTCGCAAAGCAGATCGTGGCGGCGTACCCGTCGATGGAACCCACGCTGCACGGCGTGGCGTCGATTGCGTGGCCGTGGTATGTGCTGATCGGACTTTCTATCACCTTCGTGACGGGCGTTTTGTCTTCTTTCACTCACCCGGCGCCCGCAGCGCCTCGCGCTATTCAGGGGAATCGTTCATGA
- the nagB gene encoding glucosamine-6-phosphate deaminase produces MASGSPVATEGSQARTLESSGGPVRVSGTIFVHPDINGTVRERIPTIIIDEHEAMARLVAGRIATLMRERAAAGRSIVLGLATGSTPIGVYRELIRLHREEGLSFSHVISFNLDEYYPMSPDSIHSYHRFMWENLFSHVDIDPGNVHIPDGALERSAIDDACGRYEAAILAAGGVDFQLLGIGKTGHIGFNEPGSGEHSRTRIVHLDSVTRRDAAADFFGEENVPREAITMGIATILQAREIAILATGEHKSGVVRRSVEGEIDRAVAATFLQRHPNTTFYVDDAAAADLTRVATPWLIDEVRWDDALAVRAVTWLAGRCQKAILKLTQHDYDEHSMSSLVARHGSPGAVNGLVFNVLGAKIRGKSKLPRGMKTLCFSPHPDDDVISMGGILRKFVENENEMTVAYMTSGNIAVFDHDVRRYMDFLVRLDQERIGEGTAVRTLADTVHQFLEAKHAGQVDIAEVQDIKRVIRESEAVSGIEVMGLTREHARFLNLPFYQTGKVRKDPIGPADVAIVAELLRELQPEIIFVAGDLSDPHGTHRMCKEAIDRAVLEVYSGPDAPTAPQVWLYRGAWQEWPVTEATVLVPLSQEELTLKIQAIFKHQSQKDSAPFPGQDAREFWQRVEQRNKATSAQLDQLGLAEYFAMEAYVIA; encoded by the coding sequence ATGGCCTCCGGTTCTCCGGTGGCCACTGAAGGTTCGCAGGCCCGCACGCTCGAGTCGAGCGGCGGGCCTGTGCGCGTCAGTGGCACCATCTTCGTGCACCCCGACATCAACGGCACTGTGCGCGAGCGCATTCCCACGATCATCATCGATGAGCACGAAGCGATGGCGCGGCTGGTGGCCGGGCGCATTGCGACGCTGATGCGCGAGCGCGCAGCGGCCGGCCGGTCGATCGTGCTCGGGCTGGCGACGGGTTCGACACCGATCGGTGTGTATCGGGAACTCATTCGCCTGCATCGCGAGGAAGGGCTGAGCTTCAGCCACGTGATCTCGTTCAATCTGGATGAGTACTACCCGATGTCGCCGGACAGCATCCACTCGTATCACCGGTTCATGTGGGAGAACCTGTTCTCGCACGTCGACATCGATCCGGGCAATGTGCACATCCCGGACGGCGCGCTGGAGCGCTCCGCGATCGATGACGCTTGCGGGCGGTACGAGGCGGCGATTCTAGCGGCGGGTGGTGTGGATTTTCAGCTGCTCGGCATCGGCAAGACCGGGCATATCGGCTTCAACGAACCGGGATCCGGTGAGCACAGCCGGACGCGCATCGTGCACCTCGATTCGGTCACGCGACGCGACGCCGCGGCGGATTTCTTCGGTGAAGAAAACGTGCCACGCGAAGCGATCACCATGGGCATCGCGACGATCCTGCAGGCGCGCGAGATCGCGATTCTCGCCACGGGCGAACACAAATCAGGTGTGGTCCGCCGATCCGTCGAAGGGGAGATCGATCGGGCCGTCGCGGCGACGTTCCTGCAGCGACATCCGAACACGACGTTCTACGTGGACGATGCGGCCGCGGCAGATCTCACGCGTGTGGCGACGCCCTGGCTGATCGATGAAGTCCGCTGGGACGATGCCCTCGCCGTGCGCGCGGTGACGTGGTTAGCCGGACGCTGCCAAAAGGCGATCCTCAAGCTCACACAACACGACTACGATGAGCACTCGATGTCGTCGCTGGTCGCGCGGCATGGGTCTCCGGGCGCGGTGAACGGCCTCGTGTTCAATGTCCTCGGCGCGAAAATCCGCGGAAAGAGCAAGCTGCCGCGCGGCATGAAGACCCTGTGCTTCTCGCCACATCCCGATGACGATGTGATCTCGATGGGTGGCATTCTCCGCAAGTTCGTGGAGAACGAGAATGAGATGACGGTGGCGTACATGACCAGCGGCAACATCGCGGTGTTCGATCACGACGTTCGCCGCTACATGGACTTTCTGGTGCGACTGGACCAGGAGCGGATCGGCGAGGGGACGGCGGTTCGCACCCTGGCCGACACGGTGCATCAGTTCCTCGAGGCCAAGCATGCCGGCCAGGTGGATATCGCCGAAGTGCAGGACATCAAGCGCGTCATCCGCGAATCCGAAGCCGTGAGCGGTATCGAAGTGATGGGGCTCACGCGCGAGCACGCGCGCTTCCTCAACCTGCCCTTCTATCAGACCGGAAAGGTTCGCAAGGATCCGATCGGTCCCGCCGATGTGGCGATTGTGGCGGAGCTGCTGCGCGAGTTGCAGCCCGAGATCATCTTCGTGGCGGGCGACTTGTCCGATCCGCACGGCACGCATCGCATGTGCAAGGAAGCGATCGACCGCGCCGTGCTCGAGGTGTACAGTGGCCCCGATGCGCCGACGGCCCCGCAGGTCTGGCTGTATCGTGGCGCGTGGCAAGAGTGGCCGGTCACCGAGGCCACGGTGCTCGTCCCGTTGTCGCAGGAAGAGCTGACGCTCAAGATCCAGGCGATCTTCAAGCATCAATCGCAGAAGGATTCGGCGCCGTTTCCCGGACAGGATGCCCGCGAATTCTGGCAACGCGTGGAGCAGCGCAACAAGGCCACCTCGGCGCAGTTGGACCAGCTCGGCCTCGCCGAGTATTTCGCCATGGAGGCGTATGTCATCGCGTGA
- the erpA gene encoding iron-sulfur cluster insertion protein ErpA — protein sequence MSTMQQPDVMVVLTPTAATEVRKFMEAEGVTPEQGGLRVSVMPGGCSGFKYGLVIEDKNAEDDTIFELEGIKLFVDPFSAQYLSGTTIDYVTSMQGSGFTFKNPNSTGGCGCGSSFSA from the coding sequence ATGAGCACGATGCAGCAGCCGGATGTCATGGTGGTTCTCACGCCCACGGCCGCGACGGAAGTCCGCAAGTTCATGGAAGCGGAAGGCGTCACGCCCGAGCAGGGTGGTCTTCGCGTGTCCGTGATGCCGGGCGGATGCAGCGGCTTCAAGTACGGGTTGGTGATCGAGGACAAGAACGCGGAAGACGATACGATCTTCGAGCTCGAGGGCATCAAGCTGTTCGTCGATCCGTTTTCGGCGCAGTACCTCAGCGGCACCACGATCGACTACGTCACGTCGATGCAGGGGTCTGGCTTTACGTTCAAGAATCCGAACTCAACCGGCGGTTGCGGTTGTGGCAGTTCTTTCTCGGCCTGA
- a CDS encoding serine hydrolase domain-containing protein: MTRPDPYRPALLSGPSGCGADCTNAPNHVFLKRRAIFLFTLAATASVLIGCATPAAAARDLPPVPGIARDQALRLGDSVRAVLTRAIADSAFPGAYAAVGTADGVIVEYGVGRLDVADGTRPSATTIWDLASLTKVIGTTSAMIQLVGSGRVVLDSPVVRYLPAWKAPGAERITVRHLLSHSSGMPAWRALYKEAATPEEAERQLFATSPDTLPGIRYVYSDLGFILLGKLVERVSGERLAQYDSAHVFSPLGMTDTRYLPPAALLPRIAPTEQDPWRQRKVRGEVHDENAVRLGGVSGHAGLFSTGQDLARFARMYLRHGTLDGVRVFDSAAVATFTRLQDSTISRRALGWETPTGVNSAGTRLSPMAFGHTGFTGTSLWMDPVQGVFVLLLTNRVNPTRENRKIGGVRTALADAVVGALRGESGR; the protein is encoded by the coding sequence ATGACCCGACCGGATCCCTACCGACCTGCTCTGCTGTCCGGCCCATCCGGCTGCGGTGCCGACTGCACGAACGCACCGAATCACGTGTTTCTCAAGCGGCGCGCCATATTCCTCTTCACACTGGCCGCGACGGCGAGCGTGCTGATCGGGTGTGCAACGCCTGCCGCCGCCGCTCGCGACTTGCCGCCGGTGCCCGGCATCGCGCGCGACCAAGCGCTGCGGCTCGGCGACAGCGTCCGTGCCGTGCTGACGCGGGCGATTGCCGATAGTGCGTTCCCTGGCGCCTATGCGGCCGTCGGTACGGCTGATGGCGTCATCGTCGAATACGGAGTTGGTCGGCTCGACGTGGCCGACGGTACGCGGCCATCGGCCACCACAATCTGGGATTTGGCCTCGCTGACCAAGGTGATCGGCACGACCAGCGCGATGATTCAGCTCGTGGGCTCCGGTCGCGTTGTGCTCGATTCCCCGGTGGTACGCTACCTGCCGGCCTGGAAGGCGCCGGGGGCCGAGCGCATCACGGTGCGCCACCTGCTGTCCCATTCGTCGGGCATGCCGGCTTGGCGTGCCCTGTACAAAGAGGCGGCGACTCCGGAGGAAGCCGAGCGGCAGCTGTTCGCCACGTCGCCGGATACCCTGCCCGGCATTCGGTACGTGTACAGCGATCTGGGCTTCATTCTGCTCGGCAAACTGGTGGAACGGGTCAGCGGCGAACGACTGGCGCAGTATGACTCCGCCCACGTGTTCTCGCCGCTCGGCATGACCGATACACGCTACCTTCCGCCGGCTGCCCTGCTGCCGCGCATTGCGCCGACCGAGCAAGACCCGTGGCGTCAGCGAAAGGTGCGCGGCGAAGTGCACGACGAGAATGCCGTCCGACTTGGGGGCGTTTCCGGGCACGCGGGCCTCTTTTCCACGGGGCAGGACCTTGCGCGCTTCGCTCGCATGTACCTGCGCCACGGAACGCTGGATGGCGTCCGGGTATTCGATTCAGCGGCGGTGGCCACGTTTACGCGTCTTCAGGACTCGACGATCTCGCGCCGGGCGCTGGGATGGGAGACGCCAACAGGGGTTAACTCGGCCGGCACGCGCCTTTCTCCGATGGCGTTCGGCCATACCGGGTTCACGGGCACGTCGCTGTGGATGGATCCGGTTCAAGGGGTGTTTGTTCTGCTTCTGACCAACCGGGTGAATCCGACGAGGGAGAACCGGAAGATCGGCGGTGTCCGTACGGCATTGGCGGACGCAGTGGTGGGTGCGTTGCGTGGTGAATCGGGTCGATGA